TACCAGAATGGATTCGTGTTAAAGTAAACCGTGGCGGTAATCGCGACGAACTTAACAAAGAACTCCGTGGTCGACAATTAAATACTGTGTGCGAAGAAGCTAAATGCCCCAACCTCGCTGAATGTTGGCACGAACGCACCGCAACCTTTATGTTACTCGGAGTTAACTGCACTAGAGCTTGCCGCTTTTGTGCTATTGGCTACAACAAACCCGAGCCACCAGACCCAAAAGAGCCTGAAAATGTAGCTGATACTGCAGCAAAGATGGATCTCGAATACGTCGTCATTACTTCCGTTGCTCGAGACGATCTAGAAGACGAAGGTTCTGATCAATTTGCAAAAACGATTCGCGCTGTTCGCGAAAAACTTCCACAAGCTGGCATCGAAGTCCTCACACCAGATTTCAATGGCAAAGAAGATCTTATTAGAATGACTTTGGACGCCATGCCCACTGTTTTCAATCACAACCTCGAAACCTGCGAGCGCCTGTCCCCTCCGATTCGCGGTAGAGCAAAATACAAAAGAAGCTTAGAAGTCCTTAAAAATGCAAAAGCTTGGAGCCAGGGTAAAGTCCTCACAAAATCTGGTATCATGGTTGGCTTAGGGGAAACAGATGAAGAAGTTATCCAATGCATTCATGACCTCTATGAAGCTAATGTTGACATCATCACTATCGGCCAATACTTACCACCATCCCGCAAACATTGGAAGCTCGATCGCTATGTTCGCCCCGAGCAGTTTGAGGATTGGAAAGAATACGCAGAGAAGCTTGGCTTCAACGCTGTAGCCAGTGGCCCAATGGTACGCTCTTCTTACAAGGCTGGTCAGTTGATTACAGCAAAACTTCAAGAACAACAATTAAATTTAAAAAATTAGTTTGACAAAAATTCAAGCTACGATACTTTCAACACTCATCTAATTTCCACTCAGGTTTGGATATTCTTTTCGATACGCCTGACAATGAAAAATTTTAATACGGAGACACACAAATGTCTATTCACAGAAGTTTAAAAGTAAAAGGCAATACTGCTGGTAAAAAGAACGTACTTAAGCGTTTCGAACGCGTCGACCAACTCATTCAAGAAGGTCGTCTTAAGCCAGGTGATCAAGTTTTAGGTCTACCAAAAACTAAAGTTAACATCTAAGACTTTAAAAAGACTTTTCCAAAAAGACAGGTATTTTAACCTGTCTTTTTTTTTCGTGAGATCCCTATGAGCACAGAACACACAATTAAGCATACACAGCTTTACAAAAAGATCCCTACCCTCTTGACTTTGGGTAATTCTCTTTGTGGTTTTACTGCAATCCTTCTAGCTCTGCAGGCCTACGAAAAGATTCTCACGAAAAACTCCAACGATCACTTCGAAATTATTTCCCATAACGCTAACACAACGATCATGCCCTATGTTTTCGCGGCATGTGCCTGGGTTATCATTG
The sequence above is a segment of the Lentisphaera araneosa HTCC2155 genome. Coding sequences within it:
- the lipA gene encoding lipoyl synthase, with the translated sequence MAEKNQKRLPEWIRVKVNRGGNRDELNKELRGRQLNTVCEEAKCPNLAECWHERTATFMLLGVNCTRACRFCAIGYNKPEPPDPKEPENVADTAAKMDLEYVVITSVARDDLEDEGSDQFAKTIRAVREKLPQAGIEVLTPDFNGKEDLIRMTLDAMPTVFNHNLETCERLSPPIRGRAKYKRSLEVLKNAKAWSQGKVLTKSGIMVGLGETDEEVIQCIHDLYEANVDIITIGQYLPPSRKHWKLDRYVRPEQFEDWKEYAEKLGFNAVASGPMVRSSYKAGQLITAKLQEQQLNLKN
- a CDS encoding small basic protein; the encoded protein is MSIHRSLKVKGNTAGKKNVLKRFERVDQLIQEGRLKPGDQVLGLPKTKVNI